One genomic segment of Candidatus Woesearchaeota archaeon includes these proteins:
- a CDS encoding MFS transporter, with translation MVKIKNRWFVVIGAVLIQLALGAIYAWSVFTKALQEAPYNFSTPQTQAIFSAGLFTFALVMIFAGIKMKKTGPRPMAVASAIVLGLGYVLAGLFGTKFITQLIFIGIIGGAGIGLGYVVPIAVSMKWFPDKKGLISGLAVAGFGFGATIWVKVAGSWFGLITKYGIQSVFLWYGIAFAALVLIGSIWMVNPPNNYKPKGYKELDKQKKKIEKPVADLEWKQLLSKYGFWAIWFIFIVSGGAGLMVIGTIKLFGIDALTGKIGALAAGGAAGTAMAWYAIFNGLGRIVWGKISDNIGPKWAIFLMTLIQGILMLTFFKVGTTAVTLAVYASAIGFNFGGNFALFPVATAKLFGTKNVGSNYPFVFTAYGIAGIAGPLLGGFVRESTGSFLMAFIPAGIACIVGALVALTIKTQKN, from the coding sequence ATGGTAAAAATAAAGAACAGGTGGTTTGTGGTTATCGGTGCGGTGCTCATACAGCTTGCATTAGGAGCTATATATGCGTGGTCTGTTTTCACTAAAGCACTCCAGGAAGCCCCGTATAATTTCTCCACACCGCAAACCCAGGCTATTTTCTCTGCTGGCTTATTTACGTTTGCTCTGGTCATGATTTTCGCAGGAATTAAGATGAAAAAAACAGGACCCAGGCCCATGGCTGTTGCCAGCGCCATTGTGTTAGGCCTTGGCTATGTATTAGCTGGATTATTTGGAACTAAGTTCATCACGCAATTGATCTTTATAGGTATTATTGGTGGAGCAGGTATTGGTCTTGGTTATGTAGTTCCCATAGCAGTAAGCATGAAATGGTTTCCTGATAAAAAAGGACTTATCTCTGGATTAGCAGTTGCTGGATTCGGATTCGGAGCTACGATATGGGTCAAAGTAGCTGGATCATGGTTCGGCCTTATAACAAAATATGGCATACAATCAGTCTTTCTGTGGTATGGGATAGCCTTCGCAGCACTCGTGCTTATAGGTTCTATCTGGATGGTAAACCCTCCTAATAACTATAAACCAAAAGGCTATAAAGAGCTGGACAAGCAGAAGAAGAAGATTGAAAAGCCTGTTGCAGATTTAGAATGGAAACAGCTGCTTTCCAAATACGGATTTTGGGCTATATGGTTTATTTTTATCGTAAGCGGAGGCGCTGGTTTGATGGTAATCGGCACAATCAAGTTGTTTGGCATTGACGCCCTCACAGGAAAGATAGGCGCATTAGCAGCTGGTGGTGCTGCAGGCACAGCCATGGCATGGTATGCTATCTTCAACGGTCTCGGAAGGATTGTCTGGGGAAAAATCTCAGATAACATAGGCCCAAAATGGGCGATCTTTCTTATGACTCTGATACAGGGAATATTGATGTTGACTTTCTTTAAGGTAGGTACAACAGCAGTCACGCTTGCTGTGTATGCCAGTGCAATTGGGTTTAATTTTGGTGGAAATTTTGCCCTATTCCCTGTAGCTACAGCAAAACTCTTCGGTACAAAGAACGTAGGCAGTAATTATCCGTTTGTCTTTACTGCATATGGCATAGCAGGAATAGCAGGACCCTTACTTGGTGGATTTGTCAGGGAATCAACAGGCTCTTTCCTTATGGCCTTTATTCCGGCAGGAATAGCATGCATAGTTGGAGCACTGGTTGCTCTCACGATTAAAACCCAGAAAAATTAA
- a CDS encoding GNAT family N-acetyltransferase — MSTRNLEKIFDPKSIAVIGASDRQGSVGYIIFNNLIGSGYDGVVFPINPKRNSVQGVKAFKSASELPEKVDMAVICTPAPTVAGLVEECGDNGIKGIVIISAGFAEMGEEGRRAMGEIEEIRKKYDLRVIGPNCLGVIRPKIKLNASFAKNTVAPGKIAFISQSGALGTAILDWALSNNIGFSNFISLGSMLDVNFGDMIDYFGADNSTDSIILYIESITEARRFMSAARGFAMNKPIIVIKSGRVAEGAKAVASHTGALAGEDDIYDAVFKRAGIVRVDEVDDLFNCAETLAKQPRPYGNRLAIITNAGGPGVMAVDSLIKHGGKLAELSECTINRLNDALPEFWSRSNPVDILGDASAKRYADALDICLQDKDIDGALVILTPQAMTESTETAKLLVEKAKGHKKPILASWMGASLVTEGRQALREGNIPEYDTPEQAVKTFLNMYQYTRNIELLYETPSEISEAEISNEEIKSKLRNIFDSNRTTLSELESKEILENYGIKTTLPKLAKNRDEAAALSKEIGFPVVMKIQSEDITHKSDANCVVLDIKGEQDAKNKFDEIIDNAKKFKTDARIDGITVQRMAAKKCYEIIVGSKKDSLFGTVVLFGMGGVAVEALKDKTIGLPPLNQTLARRLMEGTKIYDFLKKGYRNIHPANLGLLEEVLVKFSKLLVELPEIKEIDLNPLKICDEHCVALDARMVLDEGYFKNKDVHPHDHLVISPYPKQYVKKIEFEGRKMVLRPIKPEDEPMWIDMFNSFSEETMRYRFFHIIKDMPHNKRVRYTFNDYSREIAIVPVIGEEGKKKILGVVRMTGDANHETAEFAIVLRDEWQSKGLGEILFDHIMDIARDKGWKRMIAAALAGNTKMINLFKKKGCNLTFDKDENIYNVVYDLEKK; from the coding sequence ATGTCAACAAGAAATCTTGAAAAAATATTCGATCCTAAGAGTATAGCTGTTATAGGGGCTTCTGATAGGCAGGGAAGCGTGGGCTATATAATCTTCAATAACCTGATAGGCTCGGGATATGATGGAGTTGTCTTTCCTATAAATCCAAAGCGCAATAGTGTGCAGGGAGTTAAGGCTTTTAAATCTGCTTCCGAATTGCCTGAAAAGGTCGATATGGCAGTTATCTGCACACCTGCCCCTACTGTGGCTGGGCTGGTCGAGGAATGCGGGGATAATGGTATCAAAGGCATAGTCATAATTTCTGCAGGATTTGCTGAGATGGGGGAAGAAGGCAGGAGAGCCATGGGAGAGATTGAGGAGATAAGAAAAAAATATGATCTAAGGGTAATCGGCCCAAACTGTCTCGGTGTTATCAGGCCGAAGATAAAATTGAATGCTAGTTTTGCTAAGAATACTGTTGCTCCGGGAAAGATCGCTTTTATATCCCAAAGCGGAGCATTAGGAACAGCAATCCTGGATTGGGCTTTATCTAATAATATAGGCTTCAGCAATTTTATATCGTTAGGAAGTATGCTGGACGTGAATTTTGGGGATATGATAGATTATTTCGGAGCTGATAATAGCACTGATAGCATCATACTTTATATTGAGTCTATAACAGAAGCAAGAAGATTCATGAGCGCAGCCCGTGGTTTTGCTATGAACAAGCCAATCATCGTAATCAAATCAGGAAGAGTAGCAGAAGGAGCTAAAGCTGTGGCATCCCATACAGGAGCACTAGCCGGAGAAGATGATATATATGATGCAGTTTTCAAAAGAGCAGGCATTGTACGAGTAGATGAGGTAGATGATTTGTTCAACTGTGCAGAGACTTTAGCAAAACAGCCAAGACCCTATGGAAATAGGCTGGCAATAATAACAAATGCAGGCGGTCCGGGGGTGATGGCTGTTGATTCTTTAATCAAACATGGTGGAAAACTAGCAGAACTCTCTGAATGTACAATCAATAGGTTAAATGATGCATTACCTGAATTTTGGTCTAGGTCAAATCCTGTAGATATACTAGGAGATGCGAGTGCAAAAAGGTACGCAGATGCTCTTGATATCTGCTTACAAGATAAAGATATCGATGGGGCTTTAGTTATCTTGACACCTCAGGCTATGACTGAATCAACAGAGACAGCTAAATTATTGGTTGAAAAAGCAAAAGGGCATAAGAAGCCAATATTGGCTTCGTGGATGGGCGCTTCTTTAGTCACTGAAGGTAGACAGGCGTTAAGGGAGGGTAATATCCCAGAATATGATACTCCAGAGCAAGCTGTCAAGACATTTCTTAATATGTATCAATATACAAGAAATATTGAATTATTGTATGAAACTCCAAGTGAAATATCAGAAGCAGAGATATCTAATGAAGAAATCAAGTCGAAACTTAGAAATATCTTTGATTCTAACAGAACAACATTATCAGAACTAGAATCTAAGGAAATTCTTGAAAATTATGGTATCAAGACAACTTTACCTAAGTTAGCAAAGAATAGGGATGAAGCTGCTGCTCTTTCTAAGGAAATAGGTTTTCCTGTTGTCATGAAGATACAAAGCGAGGACATAACACATAAGTCCGACGCTAACTGTGTTGTTCTTGATATAAAAGGCGAACAGGATGCAAAGAATAAATTTGATGAGATAATAGATAATGCTAAGAAATTCAAAACAGATGCCAGGATAGATGGTATCACTGTGCAAAGAATGGCTGCGAAGAAATGCTATGAGATCATCGTTGGCAGCAAGAAAGACTCCTTATTTGGAACTGTTGTGCTATTTGGAATGGGGGGCGTGGCTGTCGAGGCTTTGAAAGATAAGACCATTGGATTGCCTCCTCTCAACCAGACCTTGGCAAGGAGGCTGATGGAGGGCACTAAAATATATGATTTTCTAAAAAAAGGATATAGGAATATCCACCCTGCGAATCTTGGATTGCTCGAAGAAGTACTTGTAAAATTCTCTAAGCTTCTTGTTGAGCTTCCTGAGATAAAAGAGATAGACCTAAATCCTCTAAAAATATGCGATGAACATTGCGTTGCTCTAGATGCTAGGATGGTACTGGATGAGGGTTATTTCAAAAATAAGGATGTACACCCACATGATCATCTAGTTATAAGCCCTTATCCGAAACAATATGTTAAGAAGATCGAGTTTGAAGGCAGAAAGATGGTCTTAAGGCCTATAAAGCCTGAGGATGAGCCGATGTGGATCGATATGTTCAATTCATTTTCTGAAGAGACGATGAGATATCGTTTTTTTCATATAATAAAAGATATGCCCCATAATAAGAGGGTGAGATATACTTTCAATGATTATAGCAGGGAGATAGCTATTGTTCCTGTCATAGGGGAAGAAGGAAAGAAAAAGATACTTGGAGTTGTGAGGATGACAGGAGACGCAAATCATGAGACAGCTGAATTTGCTATAGTGCTTAGGGATGAATGGCAGAGCAAAGGACTGGGAGAAATTCTATTTGACCATATAATGGACATTGCACGCGATAAAGGGTGGAAGAGGATGATTGCTGCTGCATTAGCAGGTAACACTAAGATGATAAATCTTTTCAAGAAGAAAGGGTGTAATCTGACTTTTGACAAGGATGAGAATATATATAATGTTGTCTATGATTTAGAGAAAAAGTAG
- a CDS encoding histone deacetylase family protein — MEFVYNRIFLEHDTGIHPESIRRFDYLKNVKESKITNGEKYLFLIHPKTYIDFVKKACSESRDLDSDTKTCPKTYQAACYAVGATIQAADKGDFALVRPPGHHATADRAMGFCVFNSTAIAVQKLVNEGKKVFILDFDCHYGNGTAEIFYRNPSVVYMSLHQYPYYPGNGFVNEIGAGDAKGHTINIPIVSKTGDDIYFETLNFFIPMIRDQFKPDIVCCGAGFDGHHSDPICDLGYSLHAYYETGRLLRENFKKSFATLEGGYDPVWLAKCAMSFKDGVNGAEPKFNDDPKTTTIAYNRKKFEDNFAQLKENLKPYWNLN, encoded by the coding sequence ATGGAATTTGTCTACAATAGAATATTTCTTGAGCATGATACAGGGATTCATCCGGAGAGCATAAGAAGGTTCGATTATCTGAAGAACGTGAAAGAAAGTAAGATAACCAATGGTGAGAAATATCTTTTTCTTATTCATCCTAAAACATATATTGATTTTGTCAAAAAAGCATGCTCTGAATCAAGGGATCTGGACTCTGATACCAAAACATGCCCAAAAACATATCAAGCAGCGTGTTATGCTGTGGGAGCAACTATCCAGGCTGCTGATAAAGGAGATTTTGCTTTAGTGAGGCCTCCCGGGCATCATGCAACTGCTGATAGGGCAATGGGCTTCTGTGTTTTCAATAGTACTGCTATAGCAGTACAGAAATTAGTGAATGAAGGAAAAAAGGTTTTCATCCTTGACTTTGACTGCCATTATGGCAATGGCACTGCTGAGATCTTTTATAGAAATCCCAGTGTCGTATATATGTCACTGCATCAGTATCCTTATTATCCAGGAAATGGCTTTGTAAATGAGATAGGAGCAGGAGATGCCAAGGGGCACACTATCAATATCCCTATAGTGTCGAAGACAGGAGATGATATATATTTTGAGACTCTGAATTTTTTCATCCCTATGATCAGGGACCAATTCAAGCCTGATATCGTATGCTGCGGAGCAGGATTTGACGGCCATCATTCTGATCCTATATGTGATCTGGGCTATAGCCTGCATGCATATTATGAAACAGGCAGACTGTTAAGAGAAAATTTTAAGAAATCTTTTGCGACTTTAGAAGGAGGATATGACCCGGTGTGGCTTGCTAAATGTGCCATGAGCTTCAAGGACGGAGTAAATGGCGCAGAGCCGAAATTTAATGATGATCCAAAAACAACTACAATCGCATACAACAGGAAGAAATTCGAGGATAATTTTGCACAGCTGAAGGAGAATCTTAAGCCTTACTGGAATCTTAATTAG
- a CDS encoding isochorismatase family protein, whose product MEDNISADNSLLLVIDIQEKFRPVIYEFGELVDNSRKLIKTVNLLGIPIIVTEQYPKGLGETVKELREELKNSEKIEKVSFNCFNDNGFLELIGKKGKKNLIICGIESHVCVFQTALSALEDGYFVYLASDAVSSRKKSDYDIVLRRLEREGVKLVTAEMIIFQMIEDSKDEHFKEISKIVK is encoded by the coding sequence ATGGAGGATAATATAAGCGCAGACAATTCTTTGCTGCTAGTTATTGATATACAGGAAAAATTCAGGCCTGTTATTTATGAGTTTGGCGAGCTGGTTGATAACTCCAGGAAGCTTATCAAGACTGTTAATCTCTTGGGAATTCCAATTATAGTTACAGAGCAATATCCAAAAGGATTGGGGGAAACAGTAAAGGAATTAAGGGAAGAGCTAAAAAACAGCGAAAAGATTGAGAAAGTAAGTTTTAATTGTTTTAATGATAATGGATTTTTAGAATTAATTGGAAAAAAAGGGAAAAAGAATCTAATAATATGCGGGATAGAGTCTCATGTCTGTGTTTTTCAGACAGCGTTGAGTGCATTGGAAGATGGATATTTTGTTTATCTAGCTTCTGATGCAGTTTCTTCAAGAAAGAAAAGCGATTATGATATTGTATTGCGAAGGCTGGAGAGAGAAGGAGTGAAATTAGTGACTGCCGAGATGATTATTTTCCAGATGATTGAGGACAGCAAGGATGAGCATTTTAAGGAAATTTCTAAGATAGTTAAATAA
- the acs gene encoding acetate--CoA ligase, whose product MPEENTIKSMSQEKRRIEPPESFRNKAYIKSEEEYKKLYEESIKEPGKFWSEKAKELHWFKEWDDVFTWDKENVKFTWFKGGKTNVCYNCLDRHLDERGDQTAIIWQGEPEDDMQKITYKELHKRVCRFANVLKKKGVKKGDRVCLYMPMIPEAAVAMLACARIGAMHSVVFAGFSAESLKDRILDSTCKILLTADGGLRAGKKIPLKKIADEALQGVDCIESVIVAKRAEAEHNMKEGRDYYWEDELNSGDISDECEAEHMDAEDPLFILYTSGTTGKPKGVLHTTGGYLTYVTQTFKYVFDYHDGDIYWCTADVGWITGHSYIVYGPLSNGATSMMFEGVPTYPDNDRFWQIVEKFKVNIFYTAPTAIRAIARFGTEPIDKHDLSSLKLLGTVGEPINPEAWMWYYKNIGKENCPIVDTWWQTETGGILITTLPGAITMKPSCAGRPLFGIEPGVLREDGSKADVNEGGYLVMKKPWPGLMRTVYGDHQRFIDTYWSRFKGYYAAGDGARIDEDGDIWLMGRIDDVINVSGHRIGTAEVESALVSHDAVAEAAVVPFPHDVKGQALYCFVTLNKGVEKSEELMTELRNHVGKEIGPIAKPDKVQFADALPKTRSGKIMRRILKALAEGKDDVGNTTTLADPSVVDVLIKDRK is encoded by the coding sequence ATGCCAGAAGAAAATACTATAAAATCTATGAGCCAGGAGAAGAGAAGAATAGAGCCACCAGAGAGTTTCAGGAATAAAGCTTATATTAAATCTGAAGAGGAATATAAGAAGCTTTATGAAGAGTCAATCAAGGAGCCTGGGAAATTCTGGAGCGAGAAGGCCAAGGAGCTGCATTGGTTCAAGGAATGGGATGATGTTTTTACATGGGACAAGGAAAATGTCAAGTTTACATGGTTTAAGGGAGGTAAGACAAATGTCTGCTACAACTGCCTGGACAGGCACCTTGATGAAAGAGGAGACCAAACAGCTATAATATGGCAGGGCGAGCCGGAAGATGATATGCAGAAGATAACTTACAAGGAGCTGCACAAACGAGTTTGCAGATTTGCCAATGTCCTCAAGAAGAAAGGGGTAAAAAAAGGTGATAGGGTATGCTTATACATGCCCATGATTCCGGAAGCAGCAGTCGCGATGCTTGCCTGTGCAAGAATTGGAGCAATGCACTCTGTCGTGTTTGCAGGCTTCAGCGCTGAATCCCTGAAGGACAGGATTCTTGACTCGACCTGTAAAATTTTGCTCACTGCTGACGGAGGCCTTCGCGCCGGGAAAAAGATTCCCCTGAAAAAGATCGCAGATGAAGCGTTGCAGGGAGTCGACTGCATCGAATCTGTGATAGTTGCAAAGAGAGCGGAAGCGGAGCATAATATGAAGGAAGGAAGAGACTATTACTGGGAAGATGAGCTAAATTCAGGTGATATTTCAGATGAGTGCGAGGCAGAGCATATGGATGCTGAAGACCCGTTGTTTATATTGTATACGTCAGGAACAACAGGCAAGCCCAAAGGCGTCTTACATACCACAGGAGGATATCTAACATATGTTACACAGACATTCAAGTATGTGTTTGACTATCATGACGGAGACATTTATTGGTGCACAGCTGATGTGGGCTGGATAACAGGGCACAGCTATATCGTGTACGGGCCATTGTCCAATGGAGCGACTTCAATGATGTTTGAGGGAGTGCCTACTTATCCGGATAATGACAGGTTTTGGCAGATTGTCGAGAAATTCAAGGTAAATATATTCTATACAGCGCCAACAGCAATAAGAGCTATTGCAAGATTTGGAACTGAGCCTATAGATAAGCATGATTTGTCGAGCTTAAAGCTCCTGGGAACAGTGGGAGAGCCGATTAATCCGGAAGCATGGATGTGGTATTATAAAAATATAGGAAAAGAGAACTGCCCTATAGTTGATACATGGTGGCAGACAGAAACAGGAGGAATCTTAATTACAACCTTACCAGGAGCGATAACAATGAAGCCGAGCTGTGCAGGAAGGCCATTATTCGGAATCGAGCCCGGCGTATTGCGTGAGGATGGTTCAAAAGCAGATGTTAACGAGGGCGGCTATCTGGTGATGAAAAAGCCTTGGCCGGGCCTGATGAGGACAGTCTATGGGGATCACCAGAGATTTATCGACACATACTGGAGCAGATTCAAGGGATATTACGCAGCAGGAGACGGCGCGAGAATTGATGAGGACGGCGATATATGGCTGATGGGAAGAATCGATGATGTTATTAATGTAAGCGGGCACAGGATAGGGACTGCTGAAGTGGAGAGCGCCTTGGTAAGCCATGATGCTGTAGCTGAGGCAGCTGTTGTTCCTTTTCCGCACGATGTAAAAGGACAGGCACTTTATTGTTTCGTAACATTGAACAAAGGAGTGGAAAAGTCTGAAGAGCTGATGACTGAACTGAGGAATCATGTCGGAAAGGAAATAGGACCGATAGCCAAGCCTGATAAGGTACAGTTTGCAGATGCTTTGCCGAAAACAAGAAGCGGGAAGATCATGAGAAGAATTCTTAAGGCTCTTGCAGAAGGCAAGGATGATGTAGGCAACACGACAACTTTAGCTGACCCATCTGTTGTTGATGTCTTGATTAAGGACAGAAAGTAA
- a CDS encoding glycosyltransferase — protein sequence MHINILKILKELEIHKLDTDSSIEWQDEKRKKQIRELIESLEELIKEGEVSSIDLKQCENLILFLRKVQEAYKGDKKANGWISQFPSVKTVYEIDSKIDTIVHNLHSKLKHLPSITIVISMYNSKQSVIDITRALLFDSIIKNVPSDVEIILIDDNSPLRKETDLIVRELMSKRNIVFIRNSLNLGFSGSYNIGLRRARGDIVFMANSDIRITPGSIESISEVMRYHPGCGIIGCIFSDTMGYKPQFSPYKLESLTQEEISKLDAFAQKFRKTHNGSRVVNWVIGSFLEFIEM from the coding sequence ATGCATATCAATATCTTAAAAATTCTTAAGGAACTTGAAATCCACAAACTCGATACAGACTCATCGATTGAATGGCAAGACGAAAAAAGGAAGAAACAGATAAGAGAATTAATTGAAAGTTTGGAGGAACTAATAAAAGAAGGAGAGGTATCCAGTATAGATTTAAAACAATGTGAAAATCTAATTCTGTTCCTAAGAAAAGTACAGGAAGCTTATAAGGGAGACAAGAAAGCGAATGGGTGGATATCACAATTTCCGAGCGTTAAGACTGTTTATGAAATCGATTCAAAAATTGATACCATCGTTCATAACCTTCACTCTAAACTTAAACACTTGCCCTCTATAACCATTGTCATTTCAATGTACAATTCTAAACAGAGTGTAATTGATATCACTAGGGCCCTATTGTTTGATAGCATTATAAAAAATGTTCCATCAGATGTAGAGATTATTTTAATAGACGATAATTCTCCATTAAGAAAAGAAACAGATCTAATCGTCAGAGAATTAATGAGTAAAAGAAATATTGTTTTTATTCGTAATAGCCTCAACTTAGGATTTTCAGGTAGCTACAATATCGGTTTAAGACGGGCGAGGGGAGATATAGTCTTCATGGCAAATAGTGATATAAGAATAACACCGGGGTCAATTGAATCCATATCTGAAGTCATGCGATACCATCCAGGATGTGGCATTATTGGATGCATCTTTTCTGATACGATGGGATACAAACCACAATTTAGTCCATATAAATTAGAGTCTTTAACTCAAGAAGAGATATCTAAATTGGACGCCTTCGCACAGAAATTTAGAAAAACCCATAATGGCTCAAGAGTTGTCAACTGGGTAATTGGAAGTTTTTTGGAATTCATAGAGATGTAA
- a CDS encoding mRNA surveillance protein pelota: MKRINADFRKGNVKIKIENRDDLWYLSQVIEQGDLVSGRTIRKIKIRGEEDRKQKTAKKPVFIKIRTEKVELGQANLRVLGVIEGGPEDISRGEHHSFNVEEGTELSIEKEKWLNYQKDKLNEAFGSKISNILIVVFDREEAFFAMMKKYGYDILGHIEGNVAKKDVETKTSNFYNEIIGKLKEYDRRYKLDNIIMASPAFWKDELLKNLNDDSLRKKMVMATCSSAGKTAINEVLKRDEVKKVLASDRITSEINLVEELMKEIKAGGKASYGLKDVENAVNSGAAGILLVTDSLIERLRLENEYEKLDQLMKNADSMDAKVHIISSGHEGGKKLDGLGGIGAILRYRIDY; encoded by the coding sequence ATGAAAAGAATTAATGCAGATTTTCGTAAAGGGAATGTGAAAATAAAGATAGAGAATCGGGATGACCTCTGGTATTTAAGCCAAGTCATTGAGCAGGGAGATTTAGTCAGCGGCAGGACTATAAGGAAGATTAAGATAAGGGGGGAAGAGGACAGGAAGCAGAAAACAGCAAAGAAGCCCGTCTTTATCAAGATCAGGACCGAGAAAGTCGAGTTAGGGCAGGCTAATCTTCGAGTTCTGGGAGTGATTGAAGGCGGGCCCGAGGACATATCCAGAGGGGAACACCATTCTTTCAATGTTGAGGAGGGGACAGAGCTTTCCATTGAAAAAGAAAAATGGCTGAATTACCAGAAAGACAAGCTGAATGAGGCTTTCGGCTCAAAGATATCTAACATATTGATTGTTGTTTTTGACAGGGAAGAGGCTTTTTTCGCAATGATGAAGAAATACGGCTATGATATATTAGGACATATTGAGGGCAATGTAGCCAAGAAAGATGTTGAGACCAAGACCAGCAATTTTTATAATGAGATAATAGGCAAACTCAAGGAATATGACCGGCGCTATAAGCTTGATAATATAATCATGGCAAGCCCCGCATTCTGGAAAGATGAGCTGCTGAAGAACCTGAATGATGATAGCTTAAGGAAAAAAATGGTAATGGCTACTTGCTCTTCTGCAGGAAAGACAGCTATCAATGAAGTGCTGAAAAGAGATGAAGTAAAGAAAGTGCTGGCTTCTGACAGGATAACAAGTGAAATAAATCTTGTTGAGGAACTGATGAAGGAAATCAAGGCAGGCGGCAAAGCAAGCTATGGGCTAAAAGATGTCGAGAATGCGGTTAATAGCGGCGCGGCCGGCATTTTACTGGTTACAGATTCCTTGATTGAAAGATTAAGGCTGGAGAACGAGTATGAAAAATTAGACCAGCTTATGAAAAATGCTGATTCTATGGATGCTAAGGTGCATATAATATCTTCAGGTCATGAAGGCGGAAAGAAATTGGATGGGCTTGGCGGGATTGGAGCTATTTTGAGGTATAGGATTGATTATTAG